The following nucleotide sequence is from Aquarana catesbeiana isolate 2022-GZ linkage group LG08, ASM4218655v1, whole genome shotgun sequence.
atgtactgtatatccttatagatggggtcaactccactcccaccaaggggggtaGAAATAAATACCTTCCATTTCTCCCCCTGCTACCCTATCTCCACATATCCCTCTTTGGTTAAATCCCTCTCTTCCACACTTTTATACTGTCCCGGATCCCCAGGCTTGGGGATCCTATATAAAAGAAAAACCTAGAAGCATATAGCTGGAAGCACTGGCCTACTACCCTTCCATACCCTTAGATCCAAATTTAATTTACCCTCCCACTATTATTTTAGATACCTTCAGGTTTCCCGTGCCTTCACTTGTCAATCTTCAGGGCACCAATTGTCTCTCTCATACTCTGAGCTGGAGGCTATCCTTAGATAGggtcgccacctcatccctttaaacccggacacatacgaattacacaggttctaacattactttaatgcagataagacaccaagtgagtttaattataccttaatcagccacagaacctgtgtaattcatatgtgtttgggtttaaagggatgaggtggcagccctaTCCTTAAAGCACCAGACATGGAGAAGCCCACCTCTGAATTGTATCCCTATCTTTTAGTGGCGGTCGGTCCCGAGCTATCCTCATTACGCCAGAAATGGACTGTGGATATTCCTGGACGATGAAGACTGGAAAGAGATCTGTGACTTTCCCTTCTCTCATTTGGGATAAAATGATCCAATTTAAAATCTTACACCGAGCTTACTATACTCCGTACAGAGTCCATAGGATGATTACCTCACTTTCCCCAGCATGCTGGCGCTGCTTGCACCAAACTTTTCACATCTTTTGGACATGTCTGGCTATAGTACAATATTGACAAGACGTATTGGAAGTGATAGGTAGCGCGACACAAATTGTCTTTCCCCTTGAACCACAATAATGTTTACTGGGTCTGGTGGAATTGTTGGCTGCAATGGTGGATAAAAAGACCCTTATCAGCCTCCTGTTATTTTAGGCTCGTAAGGCAATTACTATGTGTTGGAAACAAGTCTCTCCTCCCACAATGCCCTTTTGGATGCGTTTAATTAATTCTAATTTGCCTCTGTACCAAGCCATTTATACTAATAGAGGATGCCCCTCTAAGTTCCAGAAGGGGtagcggaggaggacacagagggggagaggaggaggacacggagagggagaggagtacatggaggggggggggcgaaggaggacatggagggggagcgtaGGAGTACACAGTGGGGGGGgcgaaggaggacatggagggggagaggaggagtacacggagagggggtggaggagtacATGGAGGGGGCGTGAAGGAGGACGttgagggagagaggaggaggacacagagggggagaggAGTACACAGAGGGGGGGCGGAGGAGTATATGGAGGGGGGACGAAGGAGGACatcgagggggagaggaggaggacacggagggggagaggagtacaCGGAGGGGGGCGAAGGAGTACATGGAGGGGGGCGaaaggaggacacggaggggagcggaggaggacatggagggggagcggaggagtaCGTGGAGGGGGGGTgaaggaggacacggagggggacggaGGAGGAAATGAagggggagtggaggaggacacagagggggagtggatgaggacacggagggggagaggaggaggacatggagggggagtggatgaggacacggagggggagaggaggagtacctgaagggggagaggaggagtacacgaagggggagcggagaaggacccagagggggagcggagaaggacatggagggaaaGCAGAGAAGGAGCgtaggaggacacagagggggagcggagaaAGAGCGGAGAAGAACCTAGAGGGGGAGCGAAGGAAACGGAGGGAGAGTGGAGGAGAacatggagggggagcagaggaggacaggGAATGGGAgcagaggacacggagggggagcagaggaggacacggagagggggtggagaaggaccctatgggggagcggagaaggacatggagcaggattggaggaagaggggaggaggacacagagggggagcagaggaggacacagagggggagcagaggaggacacagagggggagcagaggacacggagggggagcagaggaggacacggagggggagtggagaaggacatggagcgggattggaggaggaggggaggaggacacggagggggaacgAAGAAGGAGCAGAGAAGGACccggagggggagcggagaaggaccgGAGGGGATAGTGGAgagggaggacatggagggggagcggatAAAGAGCGGAGAAGGACCTGGAGGGGGAGCAAAGGACACAGAGGTGGAGTGGAGAAGGACACAGAAGGGGAGCgtaggaggacagaggaggactgaaggaggacatggtggggaccttaggagccacagaggaggaaacggaggacacaggggacagtcagggatgatcagtgCAGCGGTGGGGGCCTTTACAAGCACCggtctccctgtatagatttcaataaagcagctaaaAGCcacgggggggagaggaggagaagtggctcctcagctgctttattgaaatctttaCAGAGAGATTGGTGCATGCAAAGGCCCCCCACCGCTgtaccgatcatccctgactgtccaggtatcgggttaggcatcggagcatttgcacgagtacaagtactagtatcagtgcaaccctagtttcATAAATTTAAATATTCTCTAAATATTTTTGTCGAAAAACGAATCCAGACCAAAAGGAATTGCACACGTCTAACAGTTATGTGGGGTTCATTTGGAAATTCCACCCCCCACAAGATCGTCATAGAGATGGATAATTTTATCCCAAAAGGGGGTAATTTGTGGGCATGTGCCCCCAAATGTGTGTCATGGTGTCAGGGGCCTGTAAGCATCTCCGGCACATGTCTGGTACGTCAGGATCTAATTTATGTAGGTTAGAAGGGCAGCGATATCACCCAGACAATTCTGGcaatatttaaagtgtttgttaaacccccccgccaaaaaaaatgctgctcctgtccctttaatgtGCAATTAGCAGCGTGGTGCTTTTTAAATGATCCCTCTGTATCTCCTACAATAGCCGTTTGATAATGCCATGTCCTGACTCCTCCCCCCCGGAGTTCTGACCACGATTACCATGTCTGCTGAGCTGAGAGATCGTAGTCTGTGCATGTCTCTCCTATTCTCCTCtcagctcccccttcctccccatccCCCTTCCTGTGAACACgtagcctctctcctctctgtttgTCTGCTTGGCTCTCATACTTAACCTGaaaagctcccatcccctctgtattagaacaagaagttcccctgtgtctgtgttatatcataaatatgaTTATCACATGACTCCTtggctctgtctctcctctctcctctcctccctagCTGATGTCAGTGGCAGTGCTCGCCCCCATCCCCCCTTGGAACTCTCAgctggcagaggagaggagagaaaagacaACTGATGGCAGGAAGAaggtgtgttatcagtacagataagcagaTTTATGATACAACACAGGCACAGGGGAACATATTGtcctaatacagaggggatgggagcattttatacaagtggcttaacaaccactttaaatgagtgATTTCCTATGacggtcagctccatctagtggccaaactgTGGTATTAATACTACAGTGCCAGATTTTTGCCATGTAGTCATAAGTGAATGGGTATAATATCTCCGGCGTTTGTAGGAAACCATGCCTGATGACGGAAACCAAGGGATCAATGTACAGAAGATTTGTTGGATGAGTGTGACAAGAATTAGCCCAGATGCGATCAATTCTGGCCGTATTGTAATTAGCAGAGTGATTTCCAATGAGTAGAGTAAGGGGGAGTTAGGGGAAGGGGGACAATtgagactttatatgaaacacaccaCTAgggtttcatataaagtcccaattgtccCCCTTCCCCTAACTCCCCCTTACTTTTCTCatatacatagggatggagacctgtgtactggatggtcatggtctcatataaagtcccaacctaaaCTTTTTGTTCCAGATTTCCAATgagtgtcagctccatctagtggccaataatGAGGTATTGTTCCTGAAATTCTTCCATGTGGAAAAGGATTGTTGTAGCCCCCTGGTCCTAAACTGGGGTTATAATATAAATGTAGTTTCGGGCTGGGCTGTAGCCATCTCAGATTGATTGTACAGTTTATCTGTTCTTTCCCTAAGCTCAATTATGTTGTACATTTCTCACTGTCGCCAGTTGGAGTCACTGGTACCGCAGGCCAGTATGAAAAGTACAACTAGGTTAAGTTCTGGAAGAGGATCTATATTTGGGCTGGGCCATGTGCTCACTCTCTTGCCTCAGGCCCTCCTGGCCTGGAGATGTGCTGCTGAAGTGAGCTCTGCAAGTAGACCTAGATGCCTGTCTGGGCGACTACTAATCCTGGAGGTGGTCCTCAGGCTGTCTTGCTCGGCGTGGAAGAAGTCAAACCAAatagagaagatccaggggaggactcatgcTGGAGAGAGCCTGGATGCAGGCTGGTCACCCAGAAGGGTATGGTGACTCGTTTGAAGGACGCACCTACATCTAAAACATGCTTACAGTGTCGCCGGGTCGGCTTataggttctgacactgtgaagccgAATCTTTGTCTACATCGGAAAACGTGTTTGAAGTatcgccgggtcggcttaaaggttctactACTGTGAAGCTGTACTTTTTCGGGATCCAAGGAGTCTATAAGTGATCTGCTCCTGGTATCTGAGACCCCCAACCCTTTCTCCTACTACTTCCTTCCACGttctccattaaccacttccggaccgcccgccatcGATATATGCCGGTACTTTGACGTTTGactttaaataccggggttatggcagcagatagctgccataaccccggtattttcttaaaTGGCGGGTGGtgcgctttaagataaaagtggtctctgtggcggattcgcagcaagatcacttttcatcgtcggtgggagaggtgcccaccccccctcccgccatgttTCGGTCGTCTaagccgcttactggagccgtctgtagcggcggagacgatccgttcctttcccctcagaggcactAAGTCAAGGGAGGGAATGGTGGcccccccactcgactcaatgccgttggatgacggaagcgacgtcaaatgtcacttctgcccaacggccttaaaaagggtcattttttttttgtaaatgtgagatccgaggtctttttgaccccccagatctcatatttaagaggtcctgtcatgtttacattccttgtaataggaataaaagtgatctcatttttttttttaaagggacagtgtaaaaataaaaaataaaataaataagaaaaaaaaaattaaaaatgtaaagcgccccgtccctccgagctcgcacgcagacgtaagtcgcgcccacatatgtaaacggtgttcaaaccacacatgtgaggtatcgccgcgatcgatagagtgagagcaatcattctagacctcctctgtaactcaaaactggtaacctgtagaaatttttaaacgtcacctatggagatttttaagcgtcaaagtttgtcgccattccatgagcgggcgcagttttgaagcattaCAGGTTAGGTATTAATTTACTTGGCGTAGCATtagctttcacaatataaaaacaaattgggctaactactgttttcttttttttttatttaaaaaagtgtattttttttcaaaaaaattgcgttggtaaaaccgatgcgcaaatacggtgtgacataaagtattgcaacgaccgccatttcattctctagggtgtctggaaaaaaacataatgtttgggtgttctaagtaattttctagaaaaaaaagaagattttactttgtaaaaacaagtttaaaaaatagaccaggtccttaagtggttaaagctttgaAAAGATCAAAAAGTAACTGGCGCCCAATTTTTGTTCAAAACTCCCCAATGTAGCcttggactcagccctggggtacatgctagctcgcccccccccccacccctggtgGTGACGCCCTGCCttcagtagacccaggggggcCCTACATTGTGATACAGaattatggacactagatggaggCAATGATCATAGAAAATCACAGTTATATAAAATATGGACAATATTTGTCACGGCTGGGCAAACCTGTGCCACATTCCATCAACTATTTGTTTTCTTATTCATAATAGACCTCTAAGTCTCCGCACCACAAAacgtactcagccaatgagaggtaataaCTCCATTTTTATCTTAAAAGGCATAGAGGACCGCCTTTcagtggtggggttaacgtgtttcgtcctggaagacgacttgagaaaacagacctcttgcaagagtaTAGACCTCTAAGTCTCaataccacaaaatgtactcagccaaagagaggtaatgactccatttttattttaaaaggtgtaGAGGACTGCCTTTTAAGTGGTGATGTGTTTCGTCCTGGAggacgacttgagaaaacagacctcttgcaagagtttacaccacaaaatgtactcagccatgATTACGTagctatcacattaatattacaattgtacttttatggtaacaaggggcgtaacataggcaggctaattctaatcaggactggaaagaatgcaaacatgtaatgaaaacattattagtgccgtgtgcaatacatacaaaatacaatacaattctatacagaacttacacatttcctttacacattcattctacaaagtttaaggaacagacctgtaagtgtttgtgaaatcttccaccacaaaatgtactcagccaatgagaggtaatgactccatttttattttaaaagcccTAGAGGACTGCCTTTTAAGTGGTaaggttaacgtgtttcgtcctggaagacgacttgagaaaacagacctcttgcaagagtttacaccacaaaatgtactcagccaatgagaggtaatgactccatttttatttttctcctgctatcaatggccaacacggtacaacacttcatccatgtctttggtgatctctgatctccttatcaactgtttcttacatgatgaagatcagccatggagtatatctgaggtgtatatcagggtgtgcttcttccccacatgtccagcaacattcatatacaagacatttcccgcactcactaatacacctcgagggttgtgtgggacccctgatgtacaggaagacaggacttcagtgaggaacatttccctcactcaggacaggaaagtggcttctcccccttgtgagatctctgatgtctgtaaaaattGGGCTTATttgaaaaacttttcccgcacacAGGACAGctatatggcttctcacctgtgtgtaaTCTCTGATGATTGTTAAGAGAggacttgtgtgaaaaacatttcccgcactcaggacaggaatacggtttctctcctgtgtgagacctTAAGTGAATGTTGAGAGTGGATTTCTTTGaaaagcatttcccacactcaaaACAGAAATATGGTTTTTCCCCCATGTGAGACCTTTGATGTGTGAGGAATGtcgacttgtctgaaaaacatttcctgcactcagcacaggaatatggcttctcagccgtgtgagacctctgatgtatgaGAAGATGGGACTGCTGCGTAAATTTTTTCCCACACTCGGAACAGAAATATGGCTTTTCTCCCGTGTGAGACCTCAGATGTACGACAAGTACTGATTTATCtacaaaacattttccacactcaggacagcaatgcagcttctcccccgtgtgagtcaTTTGGTGTTTGTTGAGATCGGaattccttgaaaaacatttcccgcactcaggacaggaaaacggcttttcccccgtgtgagacatTTTGTGTCTTTTGagatcggacttctgtgaaaagcattttccgcactcagaacagacatgtggtttttcccccgtgtgagttctctgatgtgtgtaaagatgtggcttctgtgaaaaacatttcccacactcaggacatgaACAcaccttctcccctgtgtgagatcttttatgcacatcaaGTTTGTATTTAGAAacgaaacacttcccgcactcagtacagaaaAACCTCTTATGTGTTGGAAAAacagcaccgtccctcacagtctgaggttcctcaggataagagcaatacgatggtccggcaccgtcccgcacagtctgaggttcctcaggataagaggaatacgatggtccggcaccgtccctcacagtctgaggttcctcaggataagaggaatacgatggtccggcaccgtccctcacagtctgaggttcctcaggataagaggaatacgatggtccggcaccgtcccgcacagtctgaggttcctcaggataagaggaatacgatggtccggcaccgtccctcacagtctgaggttcctcaggataagaggaataggatggtccggcaccgtcccgcacagtctgaggttcctcaggataagaggaatacgatggtccggcactgtccctcacagtctgaggttcctcaggataagaggaatacgatggtccatctacactgtgtggtgccggatggacatttgaggtagtcgggttttctcctggactatactgtgtgatgtcctcatcttctactttacagtctggagacaaagtgagacaatcctctgaggttttcctcatctcccgtccatctactaaaatagaaatacaaagattattactagacatgagctgattggttcccctaaaccaggactccgcccacatcaggcagctttgtctctgaggatcttacaattcccccctcaaggtaactagtaaatgggtcctctgatctcctaccagatcatttctttattcatggaccttagtcagagagtgaggaaacaacgagaactgtcttttataggagtgacagtgatgaggggattataggacgagtgtccccaccccctctatcactcattgccatcttcccaacacaagaagtcctgcacttccttatttagtccatgatttagtcatgaataacagcggggctgagccccaccagaggtcagagagtgaggatggggggagaacaaccaagatgaagactggactgatcctgaagaccaccatcattgggttattgactcctccctcattatcactttctgtttaaggttccaaagttggaggatgttatcacattattatcaacatgtaaaagtctgtgctccaatcaaatcatcagatataaaatgtccagctggtaggaaatgggtgtaacaaaagagaatacatattatgtgtatatatagcagtgggtagaggggagagagcagcagtcaggagtatgtaatgtataatATAAATGGCCTATGACAAAAATCTgtattttgctgccagctgaaccccagaacctccataaatccagtctagatacataaattgtgtctgcagcacagagaaggaagattatccgagagaaatacaggaatacaggacggggaacacagctcaggaaagtgaccaggggattacaggctgatatcacccagtccccgccctactctggaccaatcagtgagcagtatgggtggaggaatggatttagtgttaatgacccacctgtgctgatctctgtaggagtgtcctcctctataaatgtccccgttattccatcctcctccatagactgctgatcatccctcacatacctctcttcttcttctgctttaacctcaaattctatatcgattggatctccactctaaatcaagaaaatgagagaaaatatcatctgtaaaaataagttttattattgtgacatcacaaaagaaatccacacattgtctccaCAAGTCTGTTTTATAAGCTCCAtctcaccaaccttgtaacagtgagggatggtgtgaccttcttgtgtggaatcccgggaatacagaggacggggacatctctctggtgggttcctggtattaggtggctccatcgtATCCTTATGTCCTTCTGAAAACgactccatcactccatactcctcatcctcctcttttacaACAATAGTATactccccgaggtttccactctgaaatataataaaacattcattgtaacaaacatgcttgtgtataaatcataactaccaataactgttcctcatctacctgatgatggtgagggatggtgtgatcttcctgtgtggaatcccgggaatacagaggacggggacatctctctggtgggttcccattactggatccatctgtaggaaacacacacactgactgaatacattgtttctatgtgtttatcagatgatgggggatctaggtggaccctccgtactgctctctcctttacaataaagtctcctcttacccggtgatgtgaggggcggctgattgtccatcatgacgtccttgtagagatccttgtgtccttctaaatactcccactcctccatggagaaatagacagtgacatcctgacaccttataggaacctgacacacacaatgatacagtcaccatccagacacatcccttgtctgttactggataatgtcccagaattcccagaatcctcctcacctctcctgtcagcagctccatcatcttcttggtgacttctagaatcttctccatgttgtgtctctcaggttttagggagtcacatggaggcactgtgatggtcatatgatcacctgacttcacaagaggagatctctgtattggagaaccaataggaatatcatgttagaatcccagaatcctcctcacctctccggtcaggtctgtgttttattaatagagataagagtgatgtcatgtgacctcccagaatcctcctcacctctccggtcaggtctgtgttttattaatagagataagagtgatgtcatgtgacctcccagaatcctcctcacctctccggtcaggtctgtgttttattaatagagataagagtgatgtcatgtgacctcccagaatcctcctcacctctccggtcaggtctgtattttattaatagagataagagtgatgtcatgtgacctcccagtatcctcctcacctctccggtcaggtctgtgttttattaatagagataagagtgatgtcatgtgacctcccagaatcctcctcacctctccggtcaggtctgtgttttattaatagagataagagtgatgtcatgtgacctcccagaatcctcctcacctctccggtcaggttcgtgttttattaatagagataagagtgatgtcatgtgacctcccagaatcctcctcacctctccggtcaggtctgtgttttattaatagagataagagtgatgtcatgtgacctcccagaatcctcctcacctctccggtcaggtctgtgttttattaatagagataagagtgatgtcatgtgacctcccagaatcctcctcacctctccggtcaggtctgtgttttattaatagagataagagtgatgtcatgtgacctcccagaatcctcctcacctctccggtcaggtctgtgttttattaatagagataagagtgatgtcatgtgacctcccagaatcctcctcacctctccggtcaggtctgtgttttattaatagagataagagtgatgtcatgtgacctcccagaatcctcctcacctctccggtcaggtctgtgttttattaatagagataagagtgatgtcatgtgacctcccagaatcctcctcacctctccgttcAGGTctctgttttattaatagagataagagtgatgtcatgtgacctcccagaatcctcctcacctctccggtcagcaggtagatgatctccagggtgaggtttagtatcttctcagtcatgtgactccggtcctcctccatcctcattggtgccgtcatttgatctatacaggtctccttgtagacggataactttgggaaatgaaagttaagaattatttggatggtattggtcacacaataataagAAGGTTCCTTTAGATTTAGGAACTACTGCCTCCATGGGAACACATTTAATTTGGACTGTCTAGTGTTTGTTACATCTTGGAGGACCCGGGACCATCTTGGTCTGCtggatcagtttttcttttttctctgttgggtttgtttggattctgaactggatttgattagttttagatctgcagacaaggaatgataaatatgATCCTTCCTGTGACTTGTTTGCTGTGAGGCAGTGCTGTGAGGACAATGgagggtcatcatgatgtccaggaaggggaacttgctAACTTTTGGCCGGAGTTGCCGACTAATCAGGATAATTGCCAGAACTCCGGCTGCAAGGCTCCAATCCAGTGGCGgacttataggaacctgacacacgcaatgatacagtcaccattcaGACACATCCCTTGTGTTGAACCTTCACAGGACATCAGGAATAGTTACAGTACATCCTCCACCATAAAGCTTATAAAATCAAACATACATTTTGAAAGACCCCCCCTCTAAATAAAACCCCCACCCCGTATTATCGCATAATTTGTTAGAATAAACTCAAAATAAGAAATTGATGGAACAGCGACACATCTCAAAAATGAGGAGAATGTTTCGGCCCCTTAACTGTGGAAATGTTaggaccctgaaggggttaatctaggtctccacactatatatgtgtgtatcatcatctgctggagataaaagacgtcacagtgactacggaggaagaggatggacatgacgggggggttactgggtgtaaatagaaaataagatcttattacctcgtcTGCTGCCTCTTCAAGCGACGTCTCTTCTCTActtcccgactcacctctcacccggaacttcctgtctgtacctgacgtcacttcctgtctgtacctgacatcacgtCCTGTCGGGCCAAGGTCTGGCTGCGGAGTGGGGCTCCACATTTGACAGGAAGCGTGTGGCCTCAACtctacatttttatttctttttttattgaccTTTATTTAACAAACAATGAATGGTTGTAGCTCCAATGTTGGTAGGAAACATGTGGCCTCcgctccacctttttttttttttgtttaatgaacTTTATTGTAACAAACATTCACTAGGCTAGACATTAGAAACGACAAGTGGATGTGACATGTTTCCTGTCCTATCTGCATTTTCCGGGAGGGTATCTGGCTGCTTGTGGctctcagaggaactgcagccccgagaaacatctcgtagtgtgaacacggtcttgtgctgtgtgtatgtactgtatatccttatagatggggtcatctccactcccaccaagggggagagaaatatattactgcccagtccagcctttctcagccagggttcctccaaatgGACCGGTTGGAATGAGTTCCGGTTTTGGACTGAACCCATGTTTGTACAGAATTTGGTTTACTTGGGGGTTCAGCGAGCGTCTGAACTAAATGGGTATTCAGCCAAGTTGAACCTCCATTTGCAGTATTACTATCACAGCTAAATGTGGCAGCTTCCCACTCAGGCTGGTTTATAGGAAGCCAGTGGCTGTAGGCACCCCAACACCTGGTGATATTCAAGTCTGGTCTGGATTTTAGAAGGGAACCCTATGCTATATATATAAAAGGtacccctaaaatccacaccagatcctcatttgagcatgcagcctggctgggtAGGAAAAGGTGAGGGGTAGGAAGTGAgcatgccccctcctgaaccatacccggTG
It contains:
- the LOC141105003 gene encoding uncharacterized protein, with translation MRKTSEDCLTLSPDCKVEDEDITQYSPGENPTTSNVHPAPHSVDGPSYSSYPEEPQTVRDSAGPSYSSYPEEPQTVRDGAGPSYSSYPEEPQTVRDGAGPSYSSYPEEPQTVRDGAGPSYSSYPEEPQTVRDGAGPSYSSYPEEPQTVRDGAGPSYSSYPEEPQTVRDGAGPSYCSYPEEPQTVRDGAVFPTHKRFFCTECGKCFVSKYKLDVHKRSHTGEKVCSCPECGKCFSQKPHLYTHQRTHTGEKPHVCSECGKCFSQKSDLKRHKMSHTGEKPFSCPECGKCFSRNSDLNKHQMTHTGEKLHCCPECGKCFVDKSVLVVHLRSHTGEKPYFCSECGKKFTQQSHLLIHQRSHTAEKPYSCAECRKCFSDKSTFLTHQRSHMGEKPYFCFECGKCFSKKSTLNIHLRSHTGEKPYSCPECGKCFSHKSSLNNHQRLHTGEKPYSCPVCGKSFSKKSHLSQHQRFHTGQETYFCSECGKCFSQKSHLFRHQRSHTGEKPYFCSECGKFFSMKYDLNRHQRSHTGEKEKPYSCPECGKYFTQKSSLSTHQRFHLGEKPYSCPDCGKCFAQKSNLSVHQRSHTGEKPHSCPECGKCFSQKSSLRLHQRLHTGEKPYSCPECGKCFSWKSSLFKHQINFCGKSFVEKSDLVTHQRYDTGAEPYSCPVCGKLFLNKSELVKHQRSHTGEKPYSCPECGKCFSQKCNLQKHQKLHMREKPISCPECGKCCSDKSHLQKHQKLHTREKKLSCNECGICFSKKSDLYRHQRLHMVVKSFSCPE